In Vigna unguiculata cultivar IT97K-499-35 chromosome 3, ASM411807v1, whole genome shotgun sequence, a single genomic region encodes these proteins:
- the LOC114178440 gene encoding diacylglycerol kinase 7-like, whose amino-acid sequence MGSPATTGETKKIAVRSSIVESLRGCGLSGMRIDKEELKKQLTMPRYLRYAMRDSIRLQDPAAGESRYINRADGEDSAAPPCPMVVFINPNSGGRHGPALKERLQQLMSEEQVFDLSDVKPHEFVRYGLSCLEMLASLGDSCAKETRERIRVMVAGGDGTVGWVLGCLTELRTQAREPVPPVGIIPLGTGNDLSRSFDWGGSFPFAWRSAIKRILQRASTGSVNRLDSWRVSLAMPEGTSVKLPHCLKPTEQFTLDQSFEIKGALPETVASYEGVYYNYFSIGMDAQVAYGFHHLRNERPYLASGPISNKIIYSGYSCTQGWFFTPCVSDPGLRGLKNILRMHIKKINSSEWEQIAIPTSVRAIVALNLHSYGSGRNPWGKPKPEYLEKKGFVEADVADGLLEIFGLKQGWHASFVMVELISAKHLAQASAIRLEVRGGRWKNAYMQMDGEPWKQPLSKEFTTFVDIKREPFQSLVISGKK is encoded by the exons ATGGGATCGCCGGCGACGACTGGTGAGACGAAGAAGATAGCGGTGCGGTCGTCGATTGTCGAGTCCCTTCGCGGTTGCGGTCTGTCCGGGATGCGAATTGACAAGGAAGAGTTGAAGAAGCAACTAACCATGCCGCGGTACCTGCGCTACGCAATGCGCGATTCCATTCGTCTTCAGGACCCCGCCGCCGGTGAGTCCCGCTACATTAACCGCGCTGACGGCGAGGATTCCGCCGCCCCGCCCTGTCCCATGGTCGTCTTCATCAACCCCAACAGCGGCGGTCGCCACGGCCCCGCTCTCAAGGAGAGACTCCAGCAACTCATGAGTGAAGAGCAG GTATTTGACTTATCAGATGTGAAGCCTCATGAATTCGTACGGTATGGATTGAGTTGTCTGGAGATGTTGGCGAGCCTTGGTGATTCTTGTGCCAAAGAAACTCGTGAAAGAATTAGGGTTATG GTTGCTGGAGGTGATGGTACAGTTGGTTGGGTATTAGGATGTCTAACAGAACTTCGCACACAGGCTCGAGAGCCAGTTCCTCCTGTAGGTATCATACCGCTGGGGACAGGCAATGACCTTTCTAGGAGTTTTGATTGG GGTGGGTCATTTCCGTTTGCATGGAGGTCTGCTATTAAGAGAATTCTTCAAAGGGCTAGTACTGGGAGTGTTAACCGTTTGGATAG TTGGCGTGTTTCACTTGCAATGCCAGAAGGCACATCTGTGAAGCTACCGCATTGTTTGAAGCCTACAGAACAGTTCACTCTTGATCAG AGCTTTGAAATTAAGGGAGCACTACCAGAGACAGTTGCAAGTTATGAAGGCGTGTACTATAATTACTTCAGCATAG GAATGGATGCCCAAGTGGCTTATGGCTTCCATCATCTACGAAATGAAAGACCTTACCTTGCAAGCGGTCCAATTTCAAATAAG ATTATATACTCAGGTTACAGCTGCACACAGGGCTGGTTTTTCACACCTTGCGTTAGTGATCCAGGTCTAAG GGGACTCAAAAACATTTTGCGGATGCATATCAAAAAGATCAATAGCTCAGAGTGGGAGCAGATTGCAATTCCTACAAG TGTAAGGGCAATAGTAGCTCTGAATCTTCATAGCTATGGAAGTGGGAGAAATCCATGGGGTAAACCAAAACCAGAATATTTGGAAAAG AAAGGCTTTGTTGAAGCTGATGTTGCCGATGGGCTCTTGgaaatatttggtttaaaaCAAGGATGGCATGCATCGTTTGTAATGGTTGAACTGATATCTGCAAAGCATCTAGCTCAG GCTTCAGCTATTCGATTGGAAGTGAGAGGTGGACGGTGGAAAAATGCCTATATGCAAATGGACGGAGAACCCTGGAAGCAGCCATTGAGCAAGGAGTTCACCACATTCGTGGATATAAAGAGAGAACCTTTCCAGTCCCTTGTTATCAGTGGAAAAAAGTAA
- the LOC114175547 gene encoding glutamate receptor 2.8-like translates to MAQTYWIFISVLSWLLIVLVVLLQAPTGNGSNGGLENGEIKLRVKVPVRDGFPQFVKVVWDPSQQKYNVFGYCMDVFNAVLTYLPFNVSIHIVPDVVEPSQVYRTHHSILKLNTTESDVVVGDMTILAYRSKIVDFTVPYIGSGVKMVVPVKHGRDQNMWTFVKPFSWDLWLSIIIISTFIGIAILIMERNVNALPNQEASANQKKLRPATILWFPISQAILPERQVVVKSCSRFVLMVWLLLALVLMQSYTANLTSILTLDQLRPSFLNLNDIRREGYYVGYQFGSFVYDVLIDQFKFDPSRLRPYNNIGEYHDALKLGSKNGGVAAIFDEVPYLKLYLQEYESNYIMAGPEYRNAGFGFAFPLKSNLTAYFSRGILNVMESGLMNEIEDKYFGKSSIGEDSSAETSSSEPLSLSFHSFSGLFFISGISTLLALLVSERFIWQRLVLKHCLRGMSLIPLFKKETRTHPTHDSTHGTEA, encoded by the exons atGGCACAGACTTATTGGAT CTTTATATCTGTTTTGTCTTGGCTATTAATTGTTTTGGTTGTGCTACTACAGGCGCCAACTGGAAATGGATCAAATGGTGGATTGGAGAATGGAGAGATAAAGTTAAGAGTAAAGGTACCCGTGAGAGATGGTTTCCCCCAATTTGTGAAAGTAGTTTGGGACCCTTCTCAACAAAAGTACAACGTATTTGGATATTGCATGGATGTTTTCAATGCCGTTCTAACCTACTTACCCTTCAATGTTTCTATACATATTGTACCTGATGTTGTTGAGCCAAGCCAGGTTTATAGAACACACCATTCaattctaaaactaaacacaaCAGAG AGCGACGTTGTGGTAGGAGATATGACGATCCTGGCCTACCGTTCGAAAATTGTAGATTTCACAGTGCCATATATTGGATCAGGTGTTAAAATGGTAGTACCAGTTAAACACGGGAGGGATCAAAACATGTGGACTTTTGTGAAACCCTTCAGTTGGGATCTCTGGTTGAGCATAATCATCATCTCTACCTTCATAGGGATTGCCATACTCATCATGGAAAGAAACGTAAACGCGCTGCCTAATCAAGAGGCTTCTGCAAATCAAAAAAAACTTCGCCCTGCAACCATCTTATGGTTTCCAATCTCACAAGCCATTCTTCCTGAAA GACAAGTAGTGGTAAAAAGCTGCTCAAGATTTGTGCTGATGGTTTGGCTTCTACTGGCGTTGGTCCTCATGCAAAGTTACACTGCTAACTTGACTTCTATATTGACCTTAGATCAACTGCGACCCAGTTTTCTGAACCTTAATGATATAAGGAGAGAAGGTTATTACGTTGGATACCAGTTTGGGTCTTTCGTTTACGATGTGTTGATTGACCAATTTAAGTTTGATCCATCCAGACTAAGGCCATACAACAACATTGGTGAGTACCATGATGCTCTAAAGCTTGGAAGCAAAAATGGGGGTGTTGCAGCTATATTCGATGAAGTGCCCTATCTTAAACTCTACCTTCAAGAATACGAATCCAATTACATTATGGCTGGCCCCGAATATAGAAATGCAGGGTTTGGTTTT GCATTCCCTTTAAAGTCCAATCTCACGGCTTACTTTTCGAGAGGCATCCTGAATGTGATGGAAAGTGGATTAATGAATGAGATTGAGGACAAATATTTTGGAAAGAGTAGTATTGGAGAAGACTCGTCTGCGGAAACATCTTCTTCTGAACCTCTCAGTCTCAGCTTTCATAGCTTCTCTGGGCTTTTCTTTATTTCTGGGATTTCTACTTTATTAGCGTTATTGGTTTCAGAAAGATTTATTTGGCAAAGGCTTGTTTTGAAGCATTGTCTGAGAGGTATGTCCCTAATTCCACTTTTCAAGAAGGAAACACGCACTCATCCAACTCATGATTCAACTCATGGAACAGAGGCTTAA
- the LOC114179409 gene encoding glutamate receptor 2.8-like produces MKGKCFLSLLTWSLIVLLVLLEAPTGNGSNGRLENGEIKLTVRVPVRDGFPQFVKVVWDPSQQKYTASGYCMDVFNAAVTYLPFNVSLHLLPAAVESSYGFRFDQALQKQIPPKNEVVVGDVTILANRSNYADFTVPYTASGVKMVVPAKHGRDQNMWTFVKPFSWDLWLSIIIISTFIGLAILIMERNVNALPNQEGSPNQTKLGPATILLFPISQAILPEREVVVKGCSRFVLMVWLVLAFVLMQSYTANLTSILTLDQLQPSFLNVNDLRREGYYVGYQGGSFVYDVLIDRFKFDPSRLRPYNNTGEYHDALKLGSKNGGVAAIFDEVPYLKLYLQEYGSNYIMSGPEYRNAGFGFVFPLNSNLTAYFSRAILNVIESGLMNEIEEKYFGEDSSEETSSSEPLSLSFRSFAGLFIISGISTLLALLVSERFIWRRLILMAKALTEIMSAIHLFKKEARTHPIQDSTHGTEA; encoded by the exons ATGAAGGGTAAGTGCTTTTTATCTCTTTTGACTTGGTCATTAATTGTGTTGCTCGTGCTACTAGAGGCACCAACTGGAAATGGATCAAATGGTAGATTGGAGAATGGAGAGATAAAGTTAACAGTAAGGGTACCCGTAAGAGATGGTTTCCCCCAGTTTGTGAAAGTAGTTTGGGACCCTTCTCAACAAAAGTACACAGCATCAGGATATTGCATGGATGTTTTCAATGCCGCTGTAACCTACTTACCCTTCAATGTTTCTCTACATCTTCTACCTGCTGCTGTTGAGTCAAGCTATGGTTTTAGATTTGACCAAGCACTTCAAAAACAAATCCCGCCAAAG AATGAGGTCGTGGTAGGGGATGTAACAATCCTAGCCAACCGTTCAAATTACGCAGATTTCACAGTGCCATATACTGCATCGGGAGTTAAAATGGTAGTACCAGCTAAACATGGGAGGGATCAGAACATGTGGACTTTTGTGAAACCCTTCAGTTGGGATCTGTGGTTGAGCATAATCATCATCTCTACCTTCATAGGGCTTGCCATACTCATCATGGAAAGAAACGTAAACGCGTTGCCTAATCAGGAGGGTTCGCCAAATCAAACAAAGCTTGGCCCTGCAACTATCTTGCTGTTTCCAATTTCTCAAGCCATTCTTCCTGAAA gaGAAGTAGTGGTCAAAGGTTGCTCGAGATTTGTGTTGATGGTTTGGCTTGTATTGGCGTTCGTCCTCATGCAAAGTTACACTGCTAACTTGACTTCTATATTGACCTTGGATCAACTGCAACCAAGCTTTCTGAACGTTAATGATTTAAGGAGAGAGGGTTATTACGTTGGATACCAAGGGGGGTCTTTCGTTTACGATGTGTTGATTGACCGGTTTAAGTTTGACCCATCCAGACTAAGGCCATACAACAACACTGGTGAGTACCATGATGCTCTAAAGCTTGGAAGCAAAAATGGGGGTGTTGCAGCTATATTCGATGAAGTTCCCTACCTTAAACTCTACCTTCAAGAATACGGATCCAATTACATCATGTCTGGCCCCGAATATAGAAATGCAGGGTTTGGTTTT GTATTCCCTTTAAACTCCAATCTCACGGCTTACTTCTCGAGAGCCATCCTGAATGTGATTGAAAGTGGATTAATGAATGAGATTGAGGAGAAATATTTTGGAGAAGACTCGTCTGAGGAAACATCTTCTTCTGAACCTCTCAGTCTCAGCTTTCGTAGCTTCGCTGGGCTTTTCATTATTTCTGGGATTTCTACTTTATTAGCGTTATTGGTTTCAGAAAGATTTATTTGGCGAAGACTAATTCTGATGGCTAAAGCATTGACTGAGATTATGTCCGCAATTCATCTTTTCAAGAAGGAAGCACGCACTCATCCAATTCAGGATTCTACTCATGGAACGGAGGCTTAA